TGCAACTCCACGGTGGCGCTGCCGTATTCCAGCTCGTAGGTTTCTTCCACCGTGGTGAAGGGCAGCTTGCCCTTTTTGCGGATGGGCACAAAACCCACGTTCAATTCGTAGGCCACTACGGCGCCCAGAATGAAGCCCCGTGCGTCCAGCCCTGCCACCACATCGGGGCGCAGCGCTTTGTCCATGTAGCGGTGCACAAAGGCATCGATCAACACGCGAAACACCTTGGGGTCTTGCAGCAGCGGCGTGATGTCGCGAAATTGCACGCCCGGCGCGGGCCAATCGGGCACCGTGCGGATGTGTTGACGAAGGTACTGGTTGACGCTGAATGACTGCATGGCAAAAACGGCCTGAGGCCGCAAGGTGAATCCTGAAACACGGGAAAAAGCGCCCCTGCCGGTCAGACCCGGCGCCAGGGCGCTATCGAAAAGACGCTGTGCGGCGCTGCGCCACAACGAAGGGGGCGTATTGTTCCAAATTGTGTGCCATGTCGACCCGTTCTCTGCACAATGGCAGGCACGATGCGCGGATACCGAACATGACTTACGCAAAACAGGGCACAAGCAAGCCGTTCAGCCCAAAGCAAAGGTGGCTGTTGCCTCCCGATTTGCGCAGGAACCTGTTCTAAGTCCTAACGGATGTTCTCGCGCCCCTGGCTGCCTGCCCTCCACCCCAGTCCATGCCCATCACCGTCCTTTTGATTGACAACGATAGGGAACACGCCCAGGCGCTGGTCACTGCGCTGGCAGACCCCTGGCTGGGCTGGCGGGTGGACGTAACCAGCAGCGTGCAGGCCGCCCGCGAGCGCCTGCGCCAACAGGCGGTGGACATTGTGGTGTGCACCCAGCAGGTGGACGACGGTGGTGCCTATGACGTACTGGAAACCCTGCACAGCGTGCCAGCCCTAATCTTGGTGAGGCCCGGCCAGGAGGGCCATGCCGCCCATGCCATGCGCCACGGCTTTGCCGACTTTGCGGTGCAGGACCCCGGACTGAACTACCTGCTGGCCTTGCCCGCGCAGATTGAAGCCGTGCTGGAGCGCAGCACCAGCGCGCGCGCGCGCCGCTCTGCCGAGGCCATGCTGAACCGCCAGCACCGTTTGCTGCAGGCCATTTCGCGGGCGCAGGCGGTGTTCATTGCCAGCGCGCGCCCCCAGGCGGCGTTTGACGCCCTGCTCGAAGAGCTGATGGAGTTGACCCGCAGCAGCTTTGGCATGGTGGGCCATGTGCAGCCCGCCCCCGGCCGTGCCCCGGCCCTGCATGTGCATGCAATGACAGACATCCGCTGGGACGAGGCCACACGCATGCAGACGGTGCGGCGCTCGCAAGACGCGATGGTGTTTGACGAGCCCGCCTCGCTGATCGGCGCCGTGCTGGCCAGTGAAAAGCCGCTGATCGTGAATGACGCCAGCACCGACCCACGCTGCCAGGCCCCGCCGCCAGGTCTGCCCACCCTGCGGACCTGCATGGGCTTGCCCATCCACGCCGCGCAAAATATGGTGGCGATGGTGGTGCTGGCCAACAGCAACAATGGCTACGCCCCAGCGGACATCCAGTTTCTGCAGCCGCTGCTGAGCACCGTAGGCCAGTTGGAGATGGCGCGCCGTGCCCAGGAAGAGCGGCGCAAGGTGGATGCCGAACTGCTGCGCACCAGCGCGCTGCTGTGCGAGAAGTCCAACGCACTGCACGCCACCCTGGCCAGCGTGTCGCAGGGCATCGTCAAGGTCGATGCCGACGGCAAGATCCGCGTCTACAACCAGCGCTACCTGGAGTTGCTGGATCTGCCCGAGGCCTTTTTGGCCAACCAGCCCAGCCACGAAGACATTGTGCGCTTTCAGACCGAGCGCGGGGACTTTGGCATGGGGTTCGAGCTGATCGAGGCCACGGCCCGCGCCTATGTACAGGCCGAGTACGCCACCCAGGGGCGCGGCCACAGCGTGCCCGACAGCTATGTGCGGCGCACACGGGGCGGCCGCTACCTGGAGGTGCGCACCTGCACCATGCCCGACGGCGGCCGGGTGCGCACCTTCACCGATGTGACGGACTACCTGGGCACGGTGGAGGCCTTGCGCCAAAGCGAAGCCCGCTGGCGCAGCCTCACGCACCTGTCGTCAGACTGGTACTGGGAGCAGGACGCGCAGCTGCGCTTTGTGCGACTGGACGGGCGATCGAGCGAAGCCGTCGGCATCCAGGACAACTCCTTTTATGGCCGCACCCGCTGGGAGCTGGACAACACCTTTGTGAACGACACGCTGTGGGTGGAGCATCGGGCCCAGCTGCAAGCCCGCGAGGTGTTCCACGACTTTGAAATCCAGCGCCAGACCCCTTCGGGCGAGATGATGTGCGTGTCGGTCAGCGGCGAGCCTTTTTACGACGACCAGGGGCAGTTCGCTGGCTACCGGGGCATTGCCCGCGACATCACCGAGCGCAAGAAGGCCGAGGCTGAAATCCAGCGCCTGGCGTTTTACGACGAGCTCACCGGCCTGCCCAACCGGCGCCTGCTGACGGACCGGCTCGAGCGCGCCGTAGCCTCCCGCGCGCGCGACGGAAAGCACGGTGCCTTATTGTTTCTGGACCTGGACAACTTCAAGGGCATCAACGACACCCTGGGCCATGAGTGGGGCGACCAGTTGCTGGTGCAAGTGGCCCAGCGCATCACCGCCAGCGTGCGGGCCAGCGACACCGTGGCCCGCCTGGGAGGCGACGAATTTGTGCTGGTGCTGCAGGACCTGCACGAAGACCCCACGCAGGCGGCGGTGGAGGCTGAGCTGGTGGCCCAGAAGGTGCGGCTGGAGCTGAACAAGCCTTACGCACTGGAAGGCTCGGTGCTGCACAGCACGCCCAGCATTGGCATCACCTTGTTTCGCGATCAGGCGCAGCCGGTGCAAGAGCTGCTCAAGCGTGCCGACCTGGCCATGTACCAGGCCAAGGCCCAGGGTCGCAACACGCTGTGCTTTTTTGACCCGGCGATGCAGGCTGCGGCCTCGGCACGCTCGGCCCTGGAGGGCGATATCCGCTTGGGGCTTGAGCGCAACGAGTTTTTGCTGCACTACCAGCCGGTGGTCAACGAGGGTGGGCAGGTGCTGGGCGCCGAGGCGCTGGTGCGCTGGCGCCACCCGCAGCGCGGCATGGTGTCGCCAGGCGAATTCATCCCGCTGGCCGAGCAAACCGGGCTGATCCTGCCGCTAGGCCAGCAGGTGCTGCGCATGGCCTGCACCCAACTCGCGCACTGGCACCAGCAGCCCACCACCCGCTTTTGGACGGTGGCCGTGAACGTGAGTGCGCAGGAGTTCCGCGACCCGGACTTTGTCGCCCAGGTGTGGCAGGCCTTGACGGAAACCGGTGCGCCCCCCCAGCAGCTCAAGATCGAACTGACCGAGAGCCTGCTGCTGCACGATGTGGAAGACAGCATTGCCAAGATGCAGTCCCTGCGCCAGCGGGGCGTGGGGTTTTCGCTGGACGACTTTGGCACCGGCTACTCGTCGCTCAGCTACCTCAAGCGGCTACCGCTCGATCAGCTCAAGATCGACCAGAGCTTTGTGCGCGACGTGCTCACCGACCCCAACGACGCCGCCATTGCCTGCACCATCGTCGCCCTGGCGCAGAGCCTGGGGCTGGACGTGGTGGCCGAGGGCGTGGAGACGCAAGGCCAGCGCGAGTTCTTGCTGCGCAACGGCTGCCTGCAGTTCCAGGGCTACCTGTTCGGGCGGCCTGGGCCTGCCGAGCTTTTGTAGATTGCTATTAAATATATAGCTATTAGCGCTTGATAGATAAGCGCTGGAGCCATATTTCATTCATATTTTTGAGTCAGCCCCGGCAACTGGCACACACCAGGCCAGAGATGCCAAGCAAGGGCCGCCCCGCAGCGAGGGCATCGCCCCCCTCCCCGGAGCGCGTAGCGCGCAGAGAGAAGGGGAAGGCGCGCAGCGCCTCAGGGGGATCCACTCTGCTACCCCCGCAGCAGCTTGTCCTCGGCCAACGCCAGGGCGGCGGGGTGGCCGGACAGCACCAGGGTATCGCCCTCTTGCAGCACCGCTGTATCCACCACCTGGGTCTGGTGCCCATTGGCCCGCCGCAGGTTGACCACACGCACCCCCACGGCAGGCAAGGCCAGGTCGCCCAAGGGGCAGCCCAAGGCCTTGGCCCCCAGGGGCAAGCTGAAGGTGGCCATGCGCTCTTGGTCGCGCTCGTTGACGGTGTCATCGTCCGCACCATGGAAGTACCCGCGCAGCAGGTTGTAGCGGGCGTCGCGCTGGTCTTGCACCAGGCGCAGCACCCGGCGCATCGGCACGCCCACCAGGGCCAGCGCATGGCTGGCCAGCATGAGCGAGCCTTCAATGGCCTCGGGCACCACTTCGGTGGCCCCGGCCGCCTGCAGCTTGTCGAGTGAGAAATCGTCTTGCGTGCGCACCACCACAGGCACCTGGGGCGCGTGCGAGCGGGTGTTGGCCAGCACCTTGAGGGCTGCGGGCACGTCGATGTAGGTCACCACCACCGCGCTGGCGCGCACCAGGCCCGCCGCCATCAGCGCCTGCAGCCGGGTGGCATCGCCGTACACCACCGAATCACCCGCCGCAGCGGCCTGGCGCACGCGGTCCGGGTCCAGGTCCAGCGCCATGTAGGGGATGTTCTCGCGCTCGAGCATGCGCGCCAGGTTCTGGCCGCAGCGCCCATAGCCGCAGATGATGACGTGCTTGCTGGTGTTGATGGATTTGCGCGCAATCGTGGTCATCTGCAGCGACTGCTGCAGCCAGTCGCTGGCCACCAGCTTCATCACGATGCGGTTGCTGTACATGATGAGAAAGGGCGTGGCCAGCATCGACAGCACCATGGCAGCGAGGATCGGGTTCATCAGCGCAGGCTGCACCAAGCCATGTTCTTGCGTGAGCGACAACAGCACAAAGCCAAACTCGCCCGCCTGCGCCAGGAACAGGCCCGAGCGCAGCGCCACGCCCGTGGTGGCGCCCATCAGCCGGGCCAGCACCAGGATGATGAGCGACTTGACCAGCAGCGGCACCGCCAGCAGCGCCAGCACCAGGCCCCATCGGTCCACCAGGATGTGCCAGTCCAGCATCATGCCGATGGTGATGAAAAACAGGCCCAGCAGCACGTCGTGAAAGGGACGGATGTCGGTGCCCACCTGGTGGCGGTATTCCGTCTCAGACACCAGCACCCCGGCAATGAAGGCGCCCAGCGCCAGGCTCAGGCCCGCCAGCTCGGTCAGCCACGCCAGGCCCAGGGTGATGAGCAGCAGGTTCAGCATGAACAGCTCTTCGCTCTTGCGGCGCGCCACCAGGGTCAGCCACCAGCGCATCACCCGCTGCCCGCCGGTGAGCAGCACCCCCACCAGCACGATGGCCTTGAGCAGCGCCCAGCCCAGGGCCACCAGCAATTGGTCTGACGATGAGCCCAGCGCTGGAATCAGCACCAGCAGCGGCACCACGGCCAGGTCCTGGAACAGCAAAATTCCCATGACGCGGCGCCCGTGCTCGCTCTCCAGTTCGGCACGCTCGGCCATCAGCTTGACCACGATAGCCGTGCTGCTCATGGCCAGCACGCCGGACAACGCCAGCGCCGTCTGCCAGCCCATGTCCCAGATGCCGCCTACCGCGTAAGACAGCAAGATCCCGCCGCCCGCCACCACCGCCATGGTCAGCAGCACCTGCATCAACCCCAGGCCAAACACCTGGCGGCGCATGGCCCGCAGCTTGGGCAGGCTGAACTCCAGCCCAATGGCAAACATCAGGAACACCACGCCAAACTCACCCAGGTGCCGCACGCCTTCGGAGTTCTGGGCCAGTGCCATGGCGTGGGGCCCGATCAACACCCCGGCCGCCAGATAGCCCAACATGGGCGGCAGCTTGAGGCTGCGGCAGACGACCACCCCCAGCACAGCGGCCAGCAGGTACAGCAAAGTCAGGGCGAGGGAAGACATAGGCTGATGCTATACGAGGCACAGGGGCGTTGAGACGCCTATCGCCCAGCCATGGCGCCCCGGTCGATAGAATCCCGGCATGACCGCCAGCCCCTCCACGCCCCCTCCATTCAATGCAGAGCAAGCCCTGCGACTGGCCCGCGAGACCTTTGACATCGAGGCCGCCGCACTGACAGGGCTGGCAGAACGCGTGGACGAGCGCTTTGCCCAGGCCGTGCAGATGGTGCTGCGCACCACCGGCCGCCTGGTGGTGATGGGCATGGGCAAAAGCGGTCATGTAGGCCGCAAGATTGCCGCCACACTGGCTTCCACCGGCACCCCGGCGTTTTTTGTGCACCCCGCAGAGGCCAGCCACGGCGACCTGGGCATGGTGACTGGCGCGGACCTGGTGCTGGCCATCTCCAACAGCGGCGAAAGCGGCGAACTCACCGCCATCCTGCCCGTGCTCAAGCGCCTGGGCGCGCCCCTGATCGCACTGACCGGCGGACTGCAATCCACCCTGGCACGCCATGCCGATCTGGTGCTGGACTGCAGCGTGGAGCGCGAAGCCTGCCCCCTGAATCTGGCCCCCACCGCTAGCACCACCGCCCAGCTGGCCATGGGCGACGCCCTGGCCGTGGCCCTGCTGGATGCGCGTGGCTTTCGCCCGGAAGACTTTGCGCGCTCGCACCCGGGCGGCTCGCTGGGGCGCAAACTGCTCACGCACGTCAGCGATGTCATGCGCAGCGGCAGCCAGGTGCCCCGCGTGGCGCCCGACGCATCGTTCAGCGACCTGATGCGCGAGATGAGCGCCAAAGGCTTGGGCGCCTCGGCCATCGTGGACGCAGACGGCCAGGTGCTGGGCGTCTTCACCGATGGGGACTTGCGCCGCCGCATTGAGGCGGGAGCCGATTTGCGCACCGCCACAGCAGCCCAGGTCATGCACCCCTCGCCACGCCGCATTGCGGCCGATGCGCTGGCGGTAGACGCCGCCGAGATGATGGAAGCCCACGGCATCACCAGCGTGCTGGTGGTGGACGCGGGCGGCGCACTGACCGGCGTGGTGCACATTGGCGATCTGATGCGGGCAAAAGTGATATGACCCCCCTGAGTCGCTTCGCGCCTTCCCCCCAAGAGGGACGCACCCCCCGGCCCGGCGAAGCCGGTTCCACGGGTGCACTGGCTTTGGCCGCGCCTGTTCAAATGCTGTGTAATGACCTCTGACGTAACCTTTCCCGTGCTGCAATTCCCCCCCGAGCTGCTGCTGCGCGCCCAGAGCGTGCGCGTGGCCTTTTTTGACGTGGATGGGGTGCTGACCGATGGCGGCCTGCTGTTCAGCGAAGCGGGCGAAACCCTCAAGCGCTTCAACACCCTGGACGGCCACGGCATCAAGCTGCTGCAAAAGGCGGGCATCACCCCCGCCATCATCACCGGGCGAGACTCCGCCCCGCTGCGCGTGCGCCTGAAGGCCCTGGGGGTGGAGCACGCCATTTATGGCACCGAAGACAAACGCCCCGCCGCTGAGCAAGTGCTCGCCAGCCTGGGGCTGGACTGGTCGCAGGCGGCCGCCATGGGCGATGACTGGCCCGACCTGCCCGTGATGCGGCGCAGCGCACTGGCCTGTGCACCCCACAACGCCCACCTGGAAGTGCGCCAATGCGCGCACCACACCACCCAGGCACGCGGTGGCGAGGGGGCAGCGCGCGAATTTTGCGACCTGCTGCTGGTGGCCACAGGCGCCTACGCCCGCCTGCTGTCGGACTACGCCGCATGATGCGCCGCATGCTGCAAGCCGTAGACTGGCTCTCGCTGTACCTGCCGGTGCTCCTCATGGGTCTGCTGGCACTGGGCACCTGGTGGCTGGTGCGCAATGCCCCCACCCCGCTGGTGGCCACCGCCCCCAAGGTGGCAGCAGACCAGCCGGACTATTCCATGAAGACCTTTGCCGTCAAAAGTTTCGATGCCAAGGGGCGGCTCCAAAGCGAGGTACAGGGCGACACGGCACGCCACTTCCCGGCCACCGATACCTTGGAAATCGACAAAGCCCGCATGCGCTCCATTGCACTCGACGGGCGTCTGACTTTCGCCACATCGGACCGGGCCCTGAGCAACGCCGACGGCTCCGAGGTGCAACTGTTTGGCAACGCCATCGTGACGCGCGAGGCCGTGCCCGCACGCCAGGGCGCATCCGCGCAACCCCGGCTGGAGTTCCGTGGGGAATTTCTGCACGCATTCACCCAGGAAGAAAAGGTGCGCTCCAATCAGCCAGTCCAGCTCACTCGGGGCAGCGACCGCTTCACGGCAGACGCCATGGAGTACAACAACCTCGACCAGGTGCTGCAACTGAGCGGCAGGGTGCGCGGCATGCTCATGCCCGGCGGCACGGCGGCGCCCAAGTAACCCCAGCGCCATTGCGCCACCGCACAAGCAAATGCCATGACCCAGCCCCTCGCATTCATCACCGGAGCCTCCAGCGGCATCGGACAAGCCCTGGCACTGCGCTTTCACCAGGCGGGCTACCGCCTGGCCTTGGTGGCGCGGCGCACAGCTGAAGTCAAATCGTGGGCTGAGGCAAATGGAATAAGCGCTAGCAGCTATGAAATTTATAGTGCCGATGTGGCCATCACCGACAGCATCGTGGCTGCTGGCAAAGACTGCCTTGCGCGCCAGGGCCTGCCCGATGTGGTGATTGCCAACGCGGGCATCAGCGTGGGCATGGACACCGCCGACCGCGACGACCTGGACGTCATGGCCCGCACCTTTGCCACCAACAACATCGGCATGGCCGCCACTTTCCACCCCTTTGTGCCGGGCATGACAGAGCGCAAAAGCGGCACCTTGGTGGGCATTGGCAGCGTGGCCGGCATCCGGGGCCTGCCCGGCCACGGCGCGTATTGCGCCAGCAAAGCCGCGGTTATCAGCTACTGCGAAAGCCTGCGCGGCGAAATGCGCCCCTTTGGTGTGCGTGTGGTCACCCTGTCTCCCGGCTACATCGACACCCCTTTGACCCGCCAAAACCGGTACAGCATGCCGTTTTTGATGCAGCCCCAGGATTTTGCAGACCAGGCCTTCCAGGCCATCGACAAGGCAGACAGTTACCGCGTCATCCCTTGGCAAATGGGCGTGGTGGCCAAACTGCTGCGCGCCCTGCCCAATGCCGTGTTTGACAAACTGCTGGCCGGACGGCCACGCAAACGCCGCCAAACCGAAACCGGACGCTGACAAACCCCGCGCTCCATTGTGCACAGGCAACAAAAAAGCCCCCGAAGGGGCTTTTTGCGCATCTTGGGGCCAAATAGCCCTGGATGGGATCAGTAACCGCTGTTGCCGCCACCGTAGCCACCGCCGCCGCCATTGCGACCGCCGCCACCGTTGCGTGGGCCAGAGCCGTAGGGGCTACGGAAGCCACCGTCACCACGACCACCGCCATCACCACGACCACCACCGTAGCCACCGCCGCCGCCCTCACGACCGCCGCCATAACCGCCGCCGCCTTCACGGCCACCACCGTAGCCACCGCCACCACCACCGTAGCCGCCGCCACCGCTGCGACCACCACCACCGCCAAAGCCGCCACCGCCACCGAAGCCACCGCTGCGTGGAGGACGTGGCTCCATGGGGCGTGCTTCATTGACCACAATGCCACGACCACCCAAAGGCTGGCCATTCATGCCTTGGATGGCGGCTTGTGCTTCGGCATCGCTGCCCATTTCAACAAAGCCAAAGCCCTTGGAGCGGCCTGTGTCGCGCTCCATCATGACCTTGGCGCTGGTCACGGCACCGAATTGGCCAAAAGCCTGTTCCAGATCGCTGTCGCGCACCGAGTAAGGCAGGTTGCCGACGTACAGTTTGTTGCCCATCGAAGGACTCCTCAAAAACACATGAATAAAGCGATGGAGTCCCGAAAACGCAGCCAGCTAATCTCAATGACGCTCTCAGCGCGAAACTGACGGATCACCGCAAACCAGAAGCGAGAAAAACTCGCTTTGGCATTATGCGCCACAAAATTAAAAAAAAAGCAAGCCGATGCATGGGAGCCAACCAGTGTGGCGGCAAAGTCTCAGGCATAAAAAAAGGAGCCCGAAGGCTCCTTGATTGTTGCGGGCCAGACTGAACGCCTGCCCGAACGGGGTGCTTTAAGCAGCGAAGTGCTTAGTAGCCGCCACGGCCACCGCCGTAACCGCCGCCACCACCTTCACGGCCACCGCCGTAGCCGCCGCCACCACTGCGGCCACCGCCGCCGTAGCCGCCACCACCATTGCCGCCACCGAAGCCACCGCTGCGTGGAGCGCGGGGTTCCATAGGACGGGCTTCGTTGACCACGAGGTCACGGCCGCCAAAGTTTTGGCCGTGCACGCCTTGGATGGCGGCTTGTGCTTCGGCATCGCTGCCCATTTCGACAAAGCCGAAACCCTTGGAGCGGCCGGTGTCACGTTCCATCATGACCTTGGCGCTGCCTACGGAGCCGAACTGGCTGAAGGTTTGTTCCAGATCTTGGTCGCGGAAAGAATAGGGCAGGTTGCCCACGTAAAGTTTGTTGCCCATGGAGGGACTCCTCAAAAAACATGAAAACGCGATGGAGCCCGACGCAATCAACAAACCTGTGACGACTTCAAAGACGCGAAACTGACCAATCACCGCTTACTTCGGCGCCCTCGTGCCGCGCAAAGCTCGACATAAGGACCAATCCATTATTAATCACTTTATGGGTGTTGTGGCTTTTTATTTGTACCCGCGTTTTTCTTGTTCGGGAAAATAGGCATTGCATTGCGCTAAAATTCGAGGGTCTTTGGGGAGTAGCCCGCCGGTTGCGCAATGCGCCGGGGCATGCGTCAACACACTTGGGTTTCTTGAAAACCTATGGCGTATGCGGCTTGAATGCTGGGCGAGACCATTGACTGCATGCCGATCCAATGGCCGGAGTCGGGGGTGCAGTCAATGCGCGTCTCAACACAATCCGGCCGGATTGAACCCCCACCATGGAAGCTTTTTTTGTTTCAACCGCCATCGTCGCCTTGGCCGAGATGGGCGATAAGACCCAGCTGCTCGCATTGGTATTGGCAGCCCGTTTCCGCAAACCCTGGCCCATTGTTCTGGGCATTCTGGTCGCCACCTTGGTCAACCATGGCCTGGCGGGCGCCGTCGGCGCCTGGGTCACCACCTTCATCGGCCCGCAGGTGCTGCGCTGGATTTTGGGCGCCTCTTTCATCGCCATGGCGGTTTGGATGCTGATCCCAGACAAGCTCGACGAGGGCGACGCCGATGGCAAACCGCGCTGGGGCGTGTTCGGCACCACGGTGGTGGCGTTTTTTCTGGCCGAGATGGGCGATAAGACACAGATCGCCACCGTGATGCTGGCAGCGCAGTACAACGCCTACCTGTGGGTGGTGGCTGGGACTACGCTGGGCATGATGCTGGCCAATGCCCCTGTGGTGTGGCTGGGCGACCGCATCACGCGCAAGGTGCCGATCCGCGCAGTGCACATGATCTCTGCGGTGATCTTCCTGGTGCTGGGCTTGCTGGCGATC
This Acidovorax sp. 106 DNA region includes the following protein-coding sequences:
- a CDS encoding adenine phosphoribosyltransferase, giving the protein MQSFSVNQYLRQHIRTVPDWPAPGVQFRDITPLLQDPKVFRVLIDAFVHRYMDKALRPDVVAGLDARGFILGAVVAYELNVGFVPIRKKGKLPFTTVEETYELEYGSATVELHTDAVKPGDRVLLIDDLIATGGTMMAGRRLLEKLGATVTEGAAIVDLPELGGSQRLRDSGLPLFTLVDFAGH
- a CDS encoding EAL domain-containing protein, whose protein sequence is MPITVLLIDNDREHAQALVTALADPWLGWRVDVTSSVQAARERLRQQAVDIVVCTQQVDDGGAYDVLETLHSVPALILVRPGQEGHAAHAMRHGFADFAVQDPGLNYLLALPAQIEAVLERSTSARARRSAEAMLNRQHRLLQAISRAQAVFIASARPQAAFDALLEELMELTRSSFGMVGHVQPAPGRAPALHVHAMTDIRWDEATRMQTVRRSQDAMVFDEPASLIGAVLASEKPLIVNDASTDPRCQAPPPGLPTLRTCMGLPIHAAQNMVAMVVLANSNNGYAPADIQFLQPLLSTVGQLEMARRAQEERRKVDAELLRTSALLCEKSNALHATLASVSQGIVKVDADGKIRVYNQRYLELLDLPEAFLANQPSHEDIVRFQTERGDFGMGFELIEATARAYVQAEYATQGRGHSVPDSYVRRTRGGRYLEVRTCTMPDGGRVRTFTDVTDYLGTVEALRQSEARWRSLTHLSSDWYWEQDAQLRFVRLDGRSSEAVGIQDNSFYGRTRWELDNTFVNDTLWVEHRAQLQAREVFHDFEIQRQTPSGEMMCVSVSGEPFYDDQGQFAGYRGIARDITERKKAEAEIQRLAFYDELTGLPNRRLLTDRLERAVASRARDGKHGALLFLDLDNFKGINDTLGHEWGDQLLVQVAQRITASVRASDTVARLGGDEFVLVLQDLHEDPTQAAVEAELVAQKVRLELNKPYALEGSVLHSTPSIGITLFRDQAQPVQELLKRADLAMYQAKAQGRNTLCFFDPAMQAAASARSALEGDIRLGLERNEFLLHYQPVVNEGGQVLGAEALVRWRHPQRGMVSPGEFIPLAEQTGLILPLGQQVLRMACTQLAHWHQQPTTRFWTVAVNVSAQEFRDPDFVAQVWQALTETGAPPQQLKIELTESLLLHDVEDSIAKMQSLRQRGVGFSLDDFGTGYSSLSYLKRLPLDQLKIDQSFVRDVLTDPNDAAIACTIVALAQSLGLDVVAEGVETQGQREFLLRNGCLQFQGYLFGRPGPAELL
- a CDS encoding monovalent cation:proton antiporter family protein, with protein sequence MSSLALTLLYLLAAVLGVVVCRSLKLPPMLGYLAAGVLIGPHAMALAQNSEGVRHLGEFGVVFLMFAIGLEFSLPKLRAMRRQVFGLGLMQVLLTMAVVAGGGILLSYAVGGIWDMGWQTALALSGVLAMSSTAIVVKLMAERAELESEHGRRVMGILLFQDLAVVPLLVLIPALGSSSDQLLVALGWALLKAIVLVGVLLTGGQRVMRWWLTLVARRKSEELFMLNLLLITLGLAWLTELAGLSLALGAFIAGVLVSETEYRHQVGTDIRPFHDVLLGLFFITIGMMLDWHILVDRWGLVLALLAVPLLVKSLIILVLARLMGATTGVALRSGLFLAQAGEFGFVLLSLTQEHGLVQPALMNPILAAMVLSMLATPFLIMYSNRIVMKLVASDWLQQSLQMTTIARKSINTSKHVIICGYGRCGQNLARMLERENIPYMALDLDPDRVRQAAAAGDSVVYGDATRLQALMAAGLVRASAVVVTYIDVPAALKVLANTRSHAPQVPVVVRTQDDFSLDKLQAAGATEVVPEAIEGSLMLASHALALVGVPMRRVLRLVQDQRDARYNLLRGYFHGADDDTVNERDQERMATFSLPLGAKALGCPLGDLALPAVGVRVVNLRRANGHQTQVVDTAVLQEGDTLVLSGHPAALALAEDKLLRG
- a CDS encoding SIS domain-containing protein, which encodes MTASPSTPPPFNAEQALRLARETFDIEAAALTGLAERVDERFAQAVQMVLRTTGRLVVMGMGKSGHVGRKIAATLASTGTPAFFVHPAEASHGDLGMVTGADLVLAISNSGESGELTAILPVLKRLGAPLIALTGGLQSTLARHADLVLDCSVEREACPLNLAPTASTTAQLAMGDALAVALLDARGFRPEDFARSHPGGSLGRKLLTHVSDVMRSGSQVPRVAPDASFSDLMREMSAKGLGASAIVDADGQVLGVFTDGDLRRRIEAGADLRTATAAQVMHPSPRRIAADALAVDAAEMMEAHGITSVLVVDAGGALTGVVHIGDLMRAKVI
- a CDS encoding HAD family hydrolase, giving the protein MTSDVTFPVLQFPPELLLRAQSVRVAFFDVDGVLTDGGLLFSEAGETLKRFNTLDGHGIKLLQKAGITPAIITGRDSAPLRVRLKALGVEHAIYGTEDKRPAAEQVLASLGLDWSQAAAMGDDWPDLPVMRRSALACAPHNAHLEVRQCAHHTTQARGGEGAAREFCDLLLVATGAYARLLSDYAA
- the lptC gene encoding LPS export ABC transporter periplasmic protein LptC; its protein translation is MMRRMLQAVDWLSLYLPVLLMGLLALGTWWLVRNAPTPLVATAPKVAADQPDYSMKTFAVKSFDAKGRLQSEVQGDTARHFPATDTLEIDKARMRSIALDGRLTFATSDRALSNADGSEVQLFGNAIVTREAVPARQGASAQPRLEFRGEFLHAFTQEEKVRSNQPVQLTRGSDRFTADAMEYNNLDQVLQLSGRVRGMLMPGGTAAPK
- a CDS encoding SDR family oxidoreductase, which produces MTQPLAFITGASSGIGQALALRFHQAGYRLALVARRTAEVKSWAEANGISASSYEIYSADVAITDSIVAAGKDCLARQGLPDVVIANAGISVGMDTADRDDLDVMARTFATNNIGMAATFHPFVPGMTERKSGTLVGIGSVAGIRGLPGHGAYCASKAAVISYCESLRGEMRPFGVRVVTLSPGYIDTPLTRQNRYSMPFLMQPQDFADQAFQAIDKADSYRVIPWQMGVVAKLLRALPNAVFDKLLAGRPRKRRQTETGR
- a CDS encoding RNA-binding protein, which translates into the protein MGNKLYVGNLPYSVRDSDLEQAFGQFGAVTSAKVMMERDTGRSKGFGFVEMGSDAEAQAAIQGMNGQPLGGRGIVVNEARPMEPRPPRSGGFGGGGGFGGGGGRSGGGGYGGGGGGYGGGREGGGGYGGGREGGGGGYGGGRGDGGGRGDGGFRSPYGSGPRNGGGGRNGGGGGYGGGNSGY
- a CDS encoding RNA-binding protein produces the protein MGNKLYVGNLPYSFRDQDLEQTFSQFGSVGSAKVMMERDTGRSKGFGFVEMGSDAEAQAAIQGVHGQNFGGRDLVVNEARPMEPRAPRSGGFGGGNGGGGYGGGGRSGGGGYGGGREGGGGGYGGGRGGY
- a CDS encoding TMEM165/GDT1 family protein codes for the protein MEAFFVSTAIVALAEMGDKTQLLALVLAARFRKPWPIVLGILVATLVNHGLAGAVGAWVTTFIGPQVLRWILGASFIAMAVWMLIPDKLDEGDADGKPRWGVFGTTVVAFFLAEMGDKTQIATVMLAAQYNAYLWVVAGTTLGMMLANAPVVWLGDRITRKVPIRAVHMISAVIFLVLGLLAIFAPAG